A stretch of Bradyrhizobium sp. AZCC 2262 DNA encodes these proteins:
- the nrdR gene encoding transcriptional regulator NrdR produces MRCPSCNSLDTQVKDSRPTEDSAVIRRRRVCIACNFRFTTFERVQLRELTVIKRNGRRVPFDRDKLVRSLQISLRKRPVDPERVEKMVSAIVRELESGGEAEVSSEAIGEIVMEHLRQLDDVAYVRFASVYRNFREAKDFEAVLGELSAEDDARVATLRK; encoded by the coding sequence ATGCGTTGTCCCAGCTGCAACAGTCTCGATACGCAGGTGAAGGACTCGCGTCCGACCGAGGATTCGGCCGTGATCCGGCGGCGGCGGGTGTGCATCGCCTGCAATTTCCGCTTCACGACCTTCGAACGGGTGCAGTTGCGCGAACTCACCGTGATCAAGCGCAACGGCCGCCGGGTGCCGTTCGACCGCGACAAGCTGGTCCGCTCGCTGCAGATCAGTTTACGCAAGCGGCCGGTCGATCCTGAAAGGGTCGAGAAGATGGTCTCGGCCATCGTGCGCGAGCTCGAAAGCGGCGGCGAGGCGGAGGTTTCCTCGGAGGCGATCGGCGAGATCGTGATGGAGCATCTGCGCCAGCTCGACGACGTCGCCTACGTGCGCTTTGCCTCCGTCTACCGCAATTTCCGTGAGGCCAAGGATTTTGAGGCCGTGCTCGGCGAACTCTCCGCGGAAGACGACGCACGGGTCGCCACGTTACGCAAATGA
- a CDS encoding cold-shock protein — translation MATGTVKWFNGQKGFGFIEPSDGSKDVFVHISAVERAGLGGLAEGQKVQFELKTDKMRGKVSAENLSLV, via the coding sequence ATGGCTACGGGAACAGTGAAGTGGTTCAACGGTCAAAAGGGTTTCGGTTTCATTGAGCCGAGCGATGGCAGCAAGGATGTGTTCGTGCATATCTCGGCCGTCGAGCGCGCCGGCCTCGGCGGTTTGGCCGAAGGTCAGAAGGTTCAGTTCGAACTCAAGACCGACAAGATGCGGGGCAAGGTGAGCGCGGAAAACCTGTCGCTCGTCTAA
- a CDS encoding riboflavin synthase: MFTGIVTDIGEIASLTPTAQGQLHRMRIACRYDQTTIADGASIACNGVCLTVVASGVEGGKTWFDVDAAAETLGMTTAKHWAKGTKLNLERALKIGDELGGHIVAGHADGIATIVKRDDLPDMARFELRTTRELARFIAAKGSVTLDGVSLTVNTVEDVVFSVLIIPHTLSVTTLSGWRAGSEVNIEVDLMARYAARLSEMK, from the coding sequence ATGTTTACTGGAATTGTCACCGACATCGGCGAGATCGCGAGCCTCACGCCAACGGCGCAGGGCCAATTGCACCGCATGCGGATCGCCTGCCGTTACGACCAGACGACGATTGCCGACGGCGCATCGATCGCCTGCAACGGCGTCTGCCTGACCGTGGTCGCTTCCGGCGTCGAGGGCGGCAAGACCTGGTTCGACGTCGACGCCGCCGCCGAAACACTCGGGATGACGACCGCAAAGCATTGGGCCAAAGGCACCAAACTCAACCTCGAGCGCGCGCTGAAGATCGGCGACGAACTCGGCGGCCATATTGTCGCGGGGCATGCTGACGGCATTGCGACCATCGTCAAGCGTGACGATCTGCCCGACATGGCGCGGTTCGAGCTGCGCACTACCCGGGAGTTGGCGCGTTTCATCGCTGCCAAGGGCTCGGTGACGCTGGACGGCGTGTCGTTGACGGTGAATACGGTCGAGGATGTCGTGTTTTCAGTGCTGATTATCCCGCACACGCTCAGCGTCACCACGCTCAGCGGCTGGCGTGCCGGCAGCGAGGTCAATATCGAGGTCGATCTGATGGCCCGTTATGCGGCCCGGCTGTCGGAAATGAAGTGA
- the nusB gene encoding transcription antitermination factor NusB, with product MADSKKPAKSPDKKANRRGAARLAAVQALYQMDIAGAGINDIFAEFESHWLGNEVEGDKYLPAEAAFFKDVVSGVVRDQAKLDPLIDDALQKGWPLQRIDAILRAVLRAGSYELEHRKDVPGRVVVSEYVDVAHAFVEKDETGMVNAVLDQIARQFRADEFARG from the coding sequence ATGGCAGACAGCAAGAAGCCAGCGAAAAGTCCCGACAAGAAAGCCAACCGCCGTGGCGCGGCTCGGCTCGCCGCCGTGCAGGCGCTTTACCAAATGGACATCGCCGGCGCCGGGATCAACGACATCTTCGCCGAGTTCGAAAGCCACTGGCTCGGTAACGAGGTTGAAGGCGACAAATATCTGCCGGCGGAGGCCGCGTTCTTCAAGGACGTGGTATCCGGCGTGGTCCGCGACCAGGCCAAGCTCGATCCCTTGATCGACGATGCGCTCCAGAAGGGCTGGCCGCTTCAGCGGATCGACGCGATTTTGCGCGCGGTGCTGCGCGCGGGCTCCTACGAACTGGAGCATCGCAAGGATGTCCCGGGCCGGGTGGTCGTGTCCGAATATGTCGACGTTGCGCATGCCTTCGTCGAAAAGGACGAGACGGGCATGGTCAACGCCGTGCTCGATCAGATCGCGCGCCAGTTCCGCGCCGACGAGTTCGCGCGTGGCTAG
- the thiL gene encoding thiamine-phosphate kinase, with amino-acid sequence MASGKPASGEDSLIARYFRPLATHPGAFRLDDDAAALQPDGNDIVVTTDAIVEGVHFLPDDPPDTVARKALRVNLSDLAAKGATPAGFVLTLALRHADEAWLKPFAAALGEDAALFNCPLLGGDTVSTPGPLMVSVTAFGRVPPGKMIHRSGAKPGERVMVTGTIGDAALGLAVLKGGKVHAAATDVAARDALIGRYRVPQPRVAMAEIVRDYASASMDVSDGLAGDLAKLCGVSGVSAVIDLPSIPLSSAARDLVLRGIVGLEALITGGDDYEILCTIAEDRVEAFSQAAERAGVAVSSIGTVVAGSAFPKFIDGQGREIALERRSYSHF; translated from the coding sequence GTGGCTAGCGGAAAACCCGCGTCCGGCGAGGACTCGCTGATCGCGCGATACTTTCGGCCGCTTGCGACCCACCCGGGCGCCTTTCGTCTCGACGATGACGCCGCGGCGTTGCAGCCTGATGGCAACGACATCGTGGTGACGACGGACGCCATCGTCGAGGGCGTGCATTTCCTGCCCGACGATCCCCCCGATACGGTCGCGCGCAAGGCGCTGCGGGTAAACCTCAGCGATCTCGCGGCGAAAGGGGCCACGCCGGCCGGCTTCGTGCTGACGCTGGCGCTGCGGCATGCCGACGAAGCCTGGCTAAAGCCGTTCGCGGCGGCGCTGGGCGAGGATGCCGCGCTGTTCAATTGCCCGCTGCTGGGCGGGGACACTGTGTCGACGCCCGGACCGCTGATGGTTTCGGTCACCGCGTTCGGCCGTGTGCCGCCGGGCAAGATGATCCATCGCAGCGGGGCAAAGCCCGGCGAGCGCGTGATGGTGACGGGCACGATCGGCGACGCCGCGCTGGGGCTTGCCGTTCTCAAGGGCGGCAAGGTCCACGCCGCGGCAACCGATGTCGCTGCGCGCGACGCGCTGATCGGGCGTTATCGCGTTCCGCAGCCGCGCGTGGCCATGGCGGAAATCGTTCGCGACTATGCCAGCGCTTCGATGGATGTGTCCGATGGCCTTGCCGGCGATCTCGCCAAGCTGTGCGGCGTGTCCGGCGTATCGGCGGTGATCGACTTGCCGTCGATCCCGTTGTCGAGCGCCGCGCGCGATCTGGTGTTGCGGGGAATTGTCGGGCTGGAAGCGCTGATCACTGGTGGCGACGATTACGAGATCCTGTGCACGATCGCTGAGGACCGCGTCGAAGCCTTCTCGCAGGCCGCGGAGCGCGCCGGCGTCGCCGTGAGTTCCATCGGAACGGTGGTCGCTGGAAGTGCGTTTCCGAAGTTCATCGACGGGCAGGGCAGGGAAATCGCGCTGGAACGGCGCTCTTACAGCCATTTTTGA
- the ribD gene encoding bifunctional diaminohydroxyphosphoribosylaminopyrimidine deaminase/5-amino-6-(5-phosphoribosylamino)uracil reductase RibD produces MIFRILEDQYAQKSKEAKAADQRFMQLALALGRRGLGRTWPNPAVGAVVVKDGIIVGRGWTQPGGRPHAEPEALRRAGEAARGATLYVTLEPCSHFGKSPPCVDAVIASGIARVVSAIEDPNPEVAGQGHAKLRAAGITVDVGLGAAEAAYDHAGHFRRIRDRRPHVILKVAVSADDKIGAAGHKPVAITGEAAKTRVHLLRAQCDAILVGIGTVLADDPVLTCRLPGMDSRSPVRVVLDRALRLPGTSKLLQSARQTPLWVMTSDFAEAPAAMKLGAAGAQVMRVAATAQPPGLDLLAVLHALSGKGITRLMVEGGSRVASSFVAAGLVDEIWLLRGPEAIGTDGIPALDALPLSALTGSPAFKTRASESPGKDTLTIYERA; encoded by the coding sequence ATGATCTTCCGCATTCTGGAAGACCAGTACGCGCAGAAATCCAAAGAGGCCAAAGCCGCGGACCAGCGCTTCATGCAGCTTGCGCTGGCGCTCGGCCGGCGCGGACTGGGCCGCACCTGGCCAAACCCGGCCGTCGGCGCGGTCGTCGTCAAGGACGGCATCATCGTCGGTCGTGGCTGGACACAACCGGGCGGCCGGCCGCATGCCGAGCCCGAGGCGTTGAGACGGGCCGGCGAGGCCGCGCGGGGCGCTACGCTCTATGTGACGCTCGAGCCCTGTTCGCATTTCGGCAAATCGCCGCCTTGCGTCGATGCGGTGATAGCCTCCGGCATTGCGCGCGTGGTGTCGGCCATCGAAGACCCCAATCCGGAAGTGGCCGGGCAGGGGCATGCCAAGCTTCGCGCGGCCGGGATCACAGTCGATGTTGGCCTTGGCGCGGCGGAAGCCGCCTACGATCACGCCGGGCACTTCCGTCGCATTCGCGACAGGCGCCCCCATGTGATCCTGAAGGTCGCCGTCTCCGCCGACGACAAGATCGGCGCCGCCGGCCACAAGCCGGTCGCGATCACGGGCGAGGCGGCAAAGACACGCGTGCACCTGTTGCGCGCGCAATGCGACGCCATCCTGGTCGGGATTGGCACGGTGCTGGCGGACGATCCCGTTCTGACCTGCCGCCTGCCGGGGATGGACTCGCGGTCGCCGGTGCGGGTGGTGCTGGATCGCGCGCTGCGGCTACCCGGCACCAGCAAGCTGCTCCAATCAGCGCGCCAGACGCCGCTCTGGGTCATGACGTCGGACTTCGCCGAAGCTCCGGCGGCCATGAAACTCGGCGCGGCCGGCGCGCAGGTGATGCGCGTTGCGGCGACCGCACAGCCGCCCGGGCTGGATCTGCTGGCGGTACTGCATGCGCTGTCCGGCAAGGGCATTACGAGGCTGATGGTGGAAGGCGGCTCGCGGGTGGCGTCGTCCTTCGTTGCCGCGGGCCTTGTCGATGAAATCTGGCTGCTGCGAGGGCCTGAGGCCATCGGCACGGACGGCATTCCCGCGCTGGACGCATTGCCGCTGTCGGCTCTCACCGGGTCGCCTGCCTTCAAGACACGTGCTAGCGAAAGCCCCGGCAAAGACACTCTTACGATTTACGAGCGCGCCTAA
- the ribH gene encoding 6,7-dimethyl-8-ribityllumazine synthase has protein sequence MADARRAPLKDQTDITGARALIVEARFYDDIQDALMEGAVAELKAAGVTHDVITVPGALEIPAAIAIALDAAEKNGKPYDAAIALGCVVRGDTIHFEIVSIESSRALMDLAVARKIPLGNGIITVNTDAQAWARARASELNKGGDAARAALAMLRIKRRLTKA, from the coding sequence ATGGCAGACGCACGGCGCGCCCCTCTGAAAGATCAGACCGACATCACAGGCGCACGCGCGCTGATCGTCGAGGCGCGGTTCTATGACGACATCCAGGACGCGTTGATGGAAGGCGCGGTCGCCGAACTGAAGGCCGCCGGCGTGACGCATGACGTCATCACGGTGCCCGGCGCGCTGGAGATTCCGGCGGCGATTGCGATCGCGCTCGATGCTGCCGAGAAAAACGGCAAGCCTTACGATGCGGCAATCGCGCTCGGCTGCGTGGTGCGCGGCGACACCATCCATTTTGAAATCGTCTCGATCGAATCCTCGCGTGCGCTGATGGATCTGGCGGTGGCGCGGAAGATTCCGCTCGGCAACGGCATCATCACGGTCAATACCGACGCGCAGGCCTGGGCGCGGGCGCGGGCCAGCGAGTTGAACAAGGGCGGCGACGCCGCGCGCGCGGCGCTGGCGATGCTGCGGATCAAGCGCCGGCTGACAAAGGCCTGA